The stretch of DNA GTAAGTACCCCTTTCTATTTACAAATTTTTCTGCTGATATAGCCCGTATTTAGTGCCATCCTTACCATACTTCAAATTGACACTGCTGCTCAGAACCCAGTCACCAGATATACCGCATTATTTTCGCTAATTTGCTCGTTAATAAGTTTGCTCTTTGGATGCATGTACATTATTCGGTTTGGAACGATGCGCAAACCTTACAAGGCTGCGGAATGGGCACTTGTAAGTACTCACCTTTTACCCGACGTAAACAACCCGCCCTAATCATATGCGCGTTTAGGAAGCACGAAATGAATCTATGATATGGTGGAACGTCTGGGTGCTCCTTGCAATGCCTGCCATTTGGCTTACTTGGTATGATTTTCCGCAACAGTGGTAGTGTGACAAGCTACATCTAATATTATTGTAGGTCCATTGTTCTTTACATTGCCTGCATCATGGCCTTCGCCTGGCAGACAACGTCTCAAGATGATACACCCCCTTCACCACTTTCTCCAACGACCGTCTTAGTCGTGCGTGTACTACTAACGAGTGTTCTTGTATCGGGCGTCATTTATGGAATCCTCATCGTTTCGACCTTCAGTCGCTACGGGGAAGCGATGGATAAAgcttggaaagaaaggataGATACATGGGCGGAAGAAATGGATGTTGCTACCTCAGCTGGTACGCAATTTCTGACAGATCCATACCCAACATCTACTGTAGATGGATCGTCGGAGCACCTCTGGCGCGAGCCCTATACACCATCGGCCGATATCACACCATCCAGGCAGGGTCCTGTTTCACCAGGGCTACCTCTTCGATCTCCTCGATTACACGCCCATCTTGTACATGACGGCAATCCTGCCGGTACTCCCGACTATGACACTACTATAGCCAACAATCCTGGATCAATCCTTGGGAATAGGGTTGCAAGCTTGCGAGAGAAACGTCGTGTTCGATTTCGATCGCCTAAAGAATCTCCCGTCAAGAATACCACGACACCCATGTTCTCTTCAACTCTTAATGGAAGCGTTAGCGCTGGTGAAGCAGCGATTGATTCACCTGAGGAAAAGTCATAAGAACGTGGCATCGGATCCAAGATCACCGAATGGATTCTAGGTATCTCAAATCATATAGGAACATCAAGGACTTCTTATGATAACAACACTTGACATCTCTTTCTCGAGGTCTGACATGTAAGGGTATATTGGTAAGACAAATATATTACCTTTCTGTCTAGAAGCTGTGTACAGAAATAGATTCTGTTACTCGGCCATTGAACTCCCTACATTTGAGGTGAAGTCCTATTCTGAGTACACCAAATCAGACATGAAAATAACGGTAGAAGACCGAAGTCACTCCGGGATCTCACGGTAATAGAGGTGTGGGTACTCGCGTCAAGAAAGGTTTCATCTAATAAAACAATTCTACCTTCGGCGGCAAAACTTTAAACATCTGCATCAATCAATTCAGAGCTTGTCTTCGGGGTACCTTGCAAAGTGGACCACTGCTTGCCTCTTGCTAGTCGACAAGTAGTGTGAACAGTTGTGGTGGCTATTGgtaacattttttgagtgaTTCAGACAAGCCTGGCCTAAGTTTGAAAGATTAGAAAATTCACTGACGCCGGTGAACCGCGCCAGTGTATAAgtttgggaaggcacaaaaATATCCTTATAAATTAGAAATATCCAACGAACAATTGCCTACACCGGAATTGCCGTTTACTCTGATTCAAATTTTGTGTGTAAACTTGGTTGTGAAGTAGTAAACCTTCCATTAACTTGACACCTTCAATACACGCTTTTTGATTATAGGCCCGGTAACAGTAGAATTTAAAGTCGAGTTTAAATCCCAACACCTTTTTTCTCAGATAGATTTTTTCTCGAGCGATCTTCCATTCAATCAATCTCAATTCTGTTGTTGTACGATAATAAACAGAacccagaaaaaaaaattgattcCGTCTTCGTCACTTTCGTGCGCACCGCCCTTGATCACGCCTTGGTCAGGCCTCGCCTCGGCACCTTTGGTGTTGCTTGGTCATAGGCACCGATAGTACGCAGGTACAAACAAACGTCAATTGTCGTCATTTCGGACATCATGAATGGTTCCAGAATGGCTCTGCGCTCCTCATGTACACATCGTACGTAGATTCGGATTCGCAGCTGAACATGGGTAAGACTCGCGTTCCGGACGTGGACTTAGTCATCGCATTTCGAGCGACCAAGAATGGCTCTCTGTCAAAACAGCAAATCCGTGAAGAAGCGAGAAAGGCCGAACAACAATACAAAAGGCTCATCGAGACATTGACGTACGCAGGGCTCAAAGCTGTCGGGCGGCGAGGCGAGGCATTGGGACACATTCTGGTCTTTGTGACTTGTCCACCAAAACATGTAGAGGAGCTCGTTAAACGGGAACGGTGAGCTCTGTTGTGTGCACTATGTTGTTTCAACCTGACAAGGGTTCCAGACATTCCGACTTCTTATCTGGACTTCCCGTTACACCTTCAACTAGCGCAATACCGTTATCACCTTCTGATCGTATACGACTTGTGCATGCGTATATCTCGTCGACCCCGACGGACGGGGGTCTTGGTATTTCCAGCGATGCTCCCGAATGGGACCTTGTAGAGTTCATCTTCCCGCTGCACGATCGCGAATTCAACGAGGCCTGGATACGGTCATGGAAACCACGTAATATAGCATCAGTCCACCTTGAGCGTATTAGGGATCAATTCGGAGATGCTCTGGCTTTCTACTTTGCTTTTCTGTCGTCCTACACAAAGTTCTTGGTCGTTCCTGCAATTTTGGGACTGTTCGCTCATTTTATGCTTCCCCCATATTCTCCCTACTACTCTGTGATTCTTTGCCTATGGTCGATCGTCTTTGTGGAATGGTGGCGTGTCCACGAACGGATACTCTCCTTACGGTTTGGTACTCGTGGGTCATTCAAGGTTGAGAAACGACGTGCGCAATATAAGCCTGGACTAAGATGGTGGGCACGGGAACTACGCGTGCTTGCAAGCGTTCCCGTAATTCTTTTGTTTGCCGGGATTTTAACAACTATCCTTACTGGCATATTTGTTTTCGAAGCTTTTGTGACCCAGTTATACGAGGGTCCAGGCAAGAAGATCATCGTAAGTATCACATATTCTTTTTCGTACATTCTAAATTGAAATATGTAGACCTTCACCCCGACTCTGCTCTTTGTCGTTTTGGTCCCCCGCGTTTTAGCTGTCTATCAGGCCGTCGCTGTCAGGCTTACGAATTGGGAGAACCACGCCCATAAATCAACGCATAATGCCTCACTAACTTTGAAAACATTTGCCCTTAGTGCCATTGTCGCTTATATGGGCCTCGGTCTCTCTGCTTTTGTTTATGTTCCCTTTGGTGAGGGTGTCATGCGATGGGTTCAAGCTTGGCTATTCGGCGGTGCGCAAACAAACCATGGGATTGCGGCAACACTTAGAGATATGCTAAACGGCACTGTTCTCACCATTGGAAAGGATTCCACTTTGGTCGCTGATGCGGTCAAGGGTGTCTCCGAGAAAATTCCTGACAGCGCTGCTTCTGTATGGGACGCCAATCCCATGAACGCGACAGAGAAACTCAACCCAGGGAGGCTTAGAGATCAGATGTTTGCTTACACAGTTACGAACCAAGTGGTAAACACTTTCATGGAGGTCGGTTTGCCATTTGTTTTGAGGAGAGTCGAAGCTTTCAGGAAGAATAAAGCAAATGGGAAAGGCAAAGCGAACTCACATGCATCTGGTACAGTGTCAATGGGCAGTAACAGCAGCTCGGCTTCAGATAACGGGAACAGTTTGAAAAAACGTGTGGTGtttgaagatgaaaaggAACGAGGGGGCATGGCTGAACGCGCATTTTTGGACGGGGTTCGGGAGGAAGCGGCTCTTCCCGAATATGACCTCTTCGTTGATTACAGTGAAATGGTAGTTCAGTTTGGGTATGTTGTGCTATGGTCCACTATTTGGCCCTTGGCAGGAGGTATGACAATTCACGTTATTTTTAATTCCTTGTTGTTAATCAATTTCACTAGTCATGGCGTTCCTCAATAATTTGCTGGAACTTCGTTCTGACGCCTTCAAGATGACCGTACACAATCGCCGGCCTATCCCCTCACGAACCGATACCATTGGACCATGGTTGGACGCGCTTACTTT from Psilocybe cubensis strain MGC-MH-2018 chromosome 7, whole genome shotgun sequence encodes:
- a CDS encoding hypothetical protein (Uncharacterized protein C691.05c); translation: MYTSYVDSDSQLNMGKTRVPDVDLVIAFRATKNGSLSKQQIREEARKAEQQYKRLIETLTYAGLKAVGRRGEALGHILVFVTCPPKHVEELVKRERHSDFLSGLPVTPSTSAIPLSPSDRIRLVHAYISSTPTDGGLGISSDAPEWDLVEFIFPLHDREFNEAWIRSWKPRNIASVHLERIRDQFGDALAFYFAFLSSYTKFLVVPAILGLFAHFMLPPYSPYYSVILCLWSIVFVEWWRVHERILSLRFGTRGSFKVEKRRAQYKPGLRWWARELRVLASVPVILLFAGILTTILTGIFVFEAFVTQLYEGPGKKIITFTPTLLFVVLVPRVLAVYQAVAVRLTNWENHAHKSTHNASLTLKTFALSAIVAYMGLGLSAFVYVPFGEGVMRWVQAWLFGGAQTNHGIAATLRDMLNGTVLTIGKDSTLVADAVKGVSEKIPDSAASVWDANPMNATEKLNPGRLRDQMFAYTVTNQVVNTFMEVGLPFVLRRVEAFRKNKANGKGKANSHASGTVSMGSNSSSASDNGNSLKKRVVFEDEKERGGMAERAFLDGVREEAALPEYDLFVDYSEMVVQFGYVVLWSTIWPLAGVMAFLNNLLELRSDAFKMTVHNRRPIPSRTDTIGPWLDALTFLTWLGALTNSALVYLFSPELLPGAVSVSNANIGTATFEANISETLNESKLAVEEHLVSASGGLSPSSLPWGVDGSSSPATLSATKELLLKAVLVSLVASHGFILIRLLIRHVVERMFWRGSGEVEEREREDREVKVQFLKGNVASKGAPKFVGEVLIEREVGGELVDGETATDSMEFWDHDEGIEEIQRISKEA